A genomic window from Babylonia areolata isolate BAREFJ2019XMU chromosome 9, ASM4173473v1, whole genome shotgun sequence includes:
- the LOC143286002 gene encoding vesicle-associated membrane protein/synaptobrevin-binding protein-like, producing the protein MSKTEQALILEPSTELTFKGPFTDIVTAYLKLQNPTEKKICFKVKTTAPKRYCVRPNGGILDPGSSISVAVMLQPFEYDPSEKSKHKFMVQSMFAPDGKIESQEQLWKDASPDSLMDTKLKCVFDMPDGTAQNGVQDVSQEEKVKPVKTEPASVTPSKPSAPGAGEEKKLMEEARRLQSEVNVLTAENRKLKEEGARLRKVAMADTLASTPPSSQQSSFIVEKPAVSTVPLVLYVLAAVIVGLLIGKFIL; encoded by the exons ATGTCGAAAACGGAACAAGCATTGATACTGGAGCCATCGACAGAGTTAACCTTTAAAG GTCCCTTTACAGACATAGTCACGGCTTACCTCAAACTCCAGAACCCAACGGAGAAAAAGATATGCTTCAAAGTGAAAACCACTGCACCAAAGCGGTACTGTGTTCGTCCTAATGGAGGTATCCTTGACCCAGGGTCTTCAATCTCTGTTGCAG TGATGCTACAGCCATTTGAATATGACCCGAGTGAGAAGAGCAAGCACAAGTTCATGGTACAGTCAATGTTTGCCCCTGACGGCAAAATAGAGAGTCAAGAACAGTTG TGGAAGGATGCTTCCCCAGACTCTCTGATGGACACCAAACTGAAGTGTGTGTTTGACATGCCTGACGGAACTGCACAG AATGGGGTGCAGGATGTGTCGCAGGAAGAGAAGGTGAAGCCAGTGAAGACAGAGCCAGCCAGCGTCACGCCTTCAAAG CCCAGTGCACCAGGTGCTGGTGAGGAGAAGAAGCTGATGGAGGAGGCCAGGCGGTTACAGTCTGAAGTCAACGTGCTGACTGCAGAGAACCGCAAGCTCAAG gaggaaGGTGCTCGACTGAGGAAAGTGGCAATGGCGGACACACTGGCCTCCACTCCTCCCTCATCCCAACAGTCCTCATTCATTGTAGAAAAACCCGCTGTCAGCACTGTCCCCTTGGTTCTCTATGTCCTCGCTGCTGTCATCGTCGGTCTGCTCATCGGCAAATTCATTCTCTGA